One genomic window of Paeniglutamicibacter sp. Y32M11 includes the following:
- the purN gene encoding phosphoribosylglycinamide formyltransferase yields the protein MRIVVLVSGTGSNLQSVIDAVADGSLQNVEIAAVGADKAGTFGVQRSAAAGIETFVVNFKDFAERADWNHALTQKCLSYSPDYVVSSGFMRIVGEEFINAFDGTYINTHPALLPSFPGAHGVRDALAYGVKVTGCTVHIADAGVDTGPILRQEAVVITPDDTEDSLHERIKIVERRLLIATLADLAAR from the coding sequence GTCTCCGGCACCGGGTCCAACCTCCAGTCAGTTATCGACGCCGTCGCCGACGGCTCACTACAAAATGTTGAGATCGCGGCCGTCGGTGCGGATAAGGCGGGGACCTTTGGGGTGCAACGCTCCGCCGCGGCCGGGATCGAAACCTTTGTAGTGAACTTCAAGGACTTCGCCGAGCGTGCCGACTGGAACCACGCACTGACCCAAAAGTGCCTCTCCTACTCGCCGGATTATGTGGTGTCTTCCGGCTTCATGCGCATCGTGGGTGAGGAATTCATCAACGCCTTCGATGGCACCTACATCAACACGCACCCCGCACTGCTGCCTTCATTCCCGGGCGCCCACGGGGTCCGCGACGCGCTGGCCTACGGTGTAAAGGTCACCGGCTGCACCGTGCACATCGCCGATGCCGGTGTGGACACCGGTCCGATCCTGCGCCAGGAAGCGGTGGTCATCACCCCCGATGACACCGAAGATTCGTTGCACGAGCGCATCAAGATCGTTGAGCGCCGCCTACTCATCGCCACCCTGGCAGATCTGGCCGCTCGGTAA
- a CDS encoding DUF222 domain-containing protein has protein sequence MFEEYPSGDSLHEPPNEEIVLTPTMTPTLKVEPAGEIHGVVLPVPVPGRSHTEDLCFLDYMRRSLALLELSGNAKEHHEILGKLEEIKGAAAGAQVISATLFEADVITQRTDAGIRENNPSYGVGSQIALARRESPDQGRSFLACSRRLVAHLQFTLAALLEGQISWFQAQIIVKNTEHLCAEHCEAVDQDLLRDPQALDGICSRALEDEVRRLSFLYDSSDALSRMEQANTHRYCSVYPARDGMMQLSGMFSVQDGLAIRQTLMQDAASLKVGGDPRSLNQIMADLAVDRLTGRDPAKGQPVMVNLVMTDRTLCQGSGEPAYLQGYGTVPATWARAVIKGSEAPDHAWYRAQVSLRRLYTHPQSGELLAMDSSSRSFPKNLKEFIRIRDQYCRTPYCNAPIKHFDHVVQHARGGATSAINGSGRCAACNQAKEQEGWEEKVIETGGRHTIEITTPTGAVYTSIAPALPGTPAA, from the coding sequence ATGTTCGAAGAATATCCCAGCGGAGATTCACTACACGAACCTCCCAACGAAGAAATAGTCCTCACCCCTACTATGACCCCCACTCTCAAGGTCGAGCCCGCTGGTGAGATCCACGGAGTGGTTCTCCCGGTCCCGGTTCCGGGCCGCAGCCACACCGAAGACCTCTGCTTCTTGGACTACATGCGCCGCTCCCTGGCCCTGCTTGAGCTCAGCGGCAACGCCAAGGAGCATCACGAGATCTTGGGAAAACTCGAAGAGATCAAGGGCGCCGCCGCTGGAGCGCAAGTCATCTCCGCGACCCTCTTCGAAGCGGACGTGATCACCCAACGCACCGACGCCGGAATACGAGAAAATAACCCTTCTTACGGTGTTGGTTCCCAAATCGCGTTGGCCCGCCGAGAATCCCCAGACCAGGGACGTTCCTTCCTGGCCTGCTCGCGCCGCTTGGTCGCGCATCTGCAATTCACCCTCGCAGCTCTTCTGGAGGGGCAGATTAGCTGGTTTCAAGCGCAGATCATCGTGAAAAACACCGAGCACCTCTGCGCTGAGCACTGCGAAGCCGTGGACCAGGACCTCCTACGCGACCCGCAGGCCTTAGATGGAATCTGTTCTCGGGCCTTAGAAGATGAGGTCCGGCGGCTCTCGTTCCTCTATGACAGCTCCGATGCCCTGAGCCGCATGGAACAAGCTAACACCCACCGCTATTGCTCGGTATATCCTGCCCGTGATGGCATGATGCAACTCTCGGGCATGTTCTCGGTCCAAGATGGTCTGGCGATCCGCCAGACACTGATGCAGGATGCGGCGAGTTTGAAGGTCGGTGGGGATCCTCGGTCCCTAAATCAGATCATGGCTGATCTGGCGGTCGATCGCCTCACCGGCAGAGACCCGGCCAAGGGCCAGCCGGTGATGGTGAATCTGGTGATGACCGATCGCACGCTCTGCCAGGGCAGTGGCGAACCTGCCTACCTTCAGGGGTATGGAACGGTGCCAGCGACCTGGGCACGAGCCGTGATTAAGGGTTCGGAGGCTCCGGATCATGCGTGGTATCGGGCTCAGGTATCCCTACGGCGGCTCTATACCCATCCGCAGAGCGGGGAGTTGCTGGCGATGGATTCTAGTTCCCGCTCGTTCCCTAAGAACCTCAAAGAGTTCATCCGGATTCGCGACCAATACTGTCGCACTCCCTATTGCAATGCACCGATCAAACACTTTGATCACGTGGTGCAACATGCGCGAGGGGGAGCGACCAGCGCGATTAATGGTTCAGGGCGCTGTGCGGCATGTAATCAGGCCAAGGAGCAGGAAGGGTGGGAGGAGAAGGTGATTGAGACCGGTGGTCGTCATACCATCGAAATCACCACTCCTACCGGAGCGGTTTACACCTCGATTGCACCGGCACTGCCCGGAACGCCTGCCGCATAA
- a CDS encoding MFS transporter translates to MNNYLKLPTGESIVQNLPWKWGVQGKIFVIGGLGFMFDAWDVTLNGALIPLVAAEWGLDRTTAALLGTGNLLGMALGAFLWGTIADKIGRKKAFTWTLLIFSIFTVAGALAPSFAWFVAFRFIAGVGLGGCIPVDYALVGEFTPAKQRGRVLTAMDGWWPIGAALSFFISGWVQATTGNWRLILAVMVLPALLVFWIRRSVPESPLYLVRAGQRDKAAKVIDDLVSRTGAEAKPYTLPDPESAPRLSAGSWLDQLVKVWRFSPKITLVSWSLFLTILLVYYLALTWMPSILSDAGMAQSTALFMTSVMALMGLIGVAIAALLVEKVGRKWLLGITGPLSAFILVLVAVSINAPTIALVWMLVFGVVIQVAIPVLYAYISELYPTELRSSGFGWASSFSRLGAGFGPLLFAALWPVFGLGNLFLAAGALVVAAVILMALFAPETKGRALQ, encoded by the coding sequence ATGAACAACTACCTCAAGCTCCCCACTGGCGAGTCAATCGTCCAGAATCTCCCGTGGAAGTGGGGTGTCCAGGGGAAGATATTTGTCATTGGTGGACTGGGATTCATGTTTGACGCCTGGGATGTCACGCTCAATGGAGCGCTCATTCCTTTGGTCGCCGCGGAGTGGGGCCTAGACCGCACCACCGCGGCCCTCTTGGGCACGGGTAACCTGCTGGGCATGGCGCTTGGCGCGTTCCTCTGGGGAACCATTGCGGATAAAATCGGGCGCAAAAAGGCATTCACTTGGACGTTACTGATCTTCTCCATCTTCACCGTTGCGGGTGCCTTGGCTCCCAGCTTCGCCTGGTTCGTTGCCTTCCGCTTTATTGCCGGAGTGGGTCTGGGTGGCTGCATCCCGGTTGATTACGCTCTCGTGGGTGAGTTCACCCCAGCCAAACAGCGGGGACGAGTGCTCACCGCCATGGATGGGTGGTGGCCAATTGGCGCTGCGCTCTCGTTCTTCATTTCCGGTTGGGTTCAAGCAACTACGGGTAATTGGCGACTCATTCTTGCCGTCATGGTGCTTCCTGCCCTACTGGTGTTTTGGATCCGCAGAAGTGTTCCGGAGTCACCGCTGTATCTGGTCCGCGCCGGCCAACGTGACAAGGCCGCCAAGGTCATTGATGATTTGGTCAGCCGAACAGGTGCCGAGGCCAAACCCTATACTCTGCCGGATCCGGAATCGGCTCCTCGTCTCTCTGCCGGGTCTTGGCTCGATCAGCTTGTGAAAGTCTGGCGGTTCAGCCCCAAGATCACGTTAGTTTCTTGGTCATTGTTCCTGACCATTCTCTTGGTTTACTACCTGGCATTGACATGGATGCCTTCTATCCTTTCCGATGCGGGCATGGCACAATCCACGGCCCTCTTCATGACTTCGGTGATGGCGCTGATGGGCTTGATCGGTGTTGCCATTGCAGCACTGTTGGTCGAGAAGGTTGGCCGCAAATGGTTGCTGGGCATCACTGGCCCTCTATCTGCCTTCATTTTGGTACTGGTGGCGGTGAGCATCAACGCCCCAACCATCGCACTGGTCTGGATGTTGGTGTTTGGCGTTGTCATTCAGGTTGCCATCCCGGTGCTGTATGCCTATATTTCCGAGCTTTACCCCACGGAATTACGCAGTTCGGGCTTCGGCTGGGCCTCTTCATTCAGCAGATTGGGCGCGGGCTTTGGCCCTCTACTTTTTGCCGCGTTGTGGCCAGTCTTTGGCCTCGGCAATTTATTCCTCGCTGCGGGAGCCCTCGTGGTCGCCGCAGTCATCCTGATGGCTTTGTTCGCTCCTGAGACCAAGGGCCGAGCCCTGCAATAA
- a CDS encoding DUF4303 domain-containing protein → MGVDWTALEEAIRVSALRQAEEIINHHPDEVFYAIALDGVSADETDHIDLPVLALNSEQALTRALSGDDVQTVEEDFDEESDEEGFEERADGDNNGSDRDTHLHDNDVIRDEDDDDDDDDDDDTDFDDDEDIDEVLKEFDALTSDAEQGYFSSKWNPADWQWSPIELFDESATSLWNQALTSVAKDHGWEKTNQLYYEMLIRVTESLRSALAVGRNADIVVYLSDEEHGDALLRRCLTDAQLAKHFPELAH, encoded by the coding sequence ATGGGAGTAGATTGGACCGCTCTCGAAGAGGCGATACGGGTGTCGGCTCTTCGCCAGGCGGAAGAGATTATTAACCACCACCCGGACGAAGTGTTCTACGCGATCGCCCTCGATGGGGTGAGCGCCGATGAAACCGACCATATCGATTTGCCGGTTCTAGCCCTGAATTCCGAACAAGCCTTAACACGTGCCCTCAGCGGCGACGACGTGCAAACAGTTGAAGAGGACTTCGACGAGGAAAGCGACGAAGAAGGCTTCGAGGAACGTGCCGACGGTGACAACAACGGTTCTGACCGGGACACTCATCTCCACGACAACGATGTAATTCGTGATGAAGATGACGACGACGATGACGATGACGACGACGATACTGACTTCGACGACGATGAAGATATCGACGAGGTGCTTAAGGAATTTGACGCCCTGACTTCTGATGCGGAACAAGGCTATTTCTCTTCCAAATGGAATCCGGCGGACTGGCAGTGGAGTCCGATTGAGCTCTTTGATGAGTCAGCAACGTCGCTTTGGAACCAGGCGCTGACCAGCGTGGCCAAGGATCATGGCTGGGAAAAGACCAACCAGCTGTATTACGAAATGCTCATCCGCGTCACCGAATCGTTGCGCTCCGCCCTTGCCGTGGGGCGAAACGCGGATATCGTCGTTTACCTTTCCGATGAGGAACATGGCGACGCCTTGCTGCGAAGGTGCCTTACCGATGCTCAGTTGGCGAAGCACTTCCCGGAACTCGCGCATTAG
- the purH gene encoding bifunctional phosphoribosylaminoimidazolecarboxamide formyltransferase/IMP cyclohydrolase has translation MSRIVLDRVPIRRALISVYDKSGLEELAAGLHAAGVALVSTGSTAKRIAAAGIPVTEVEEVTGSPEMLDGRVKTLHPRVHGGILADRRVPEHMKTLDDMQIEAFDLVVVNLYPFVDTVRSGAENDDVVEQIDIGGPAMVRSAAKNHAAVSIVVDPAYYSEVIAAASVGGFDLKSRQRLAAKAFAHTAAYDTAVASWTAAQFLDEDGDGVIDWPAYSGLALERSEVLRYGENPHQQAALYVDKAAPAGIAQADQLHGKAMSYNNYVDADAALRAAFDFEAPAVAVIKHANPCGVAVASADATDPIADAHAKAHATDPLSAFGGVIAANRTVTAGMANTIKDIFTEVVIAPDFAPEAVEILSKKKNIRLLALPEGYGRYPSEIRQVSGGVLVQVSDKVDADGDDSANWTLAAGEAADAATLADLSFAWTAVRAAKSNAILLANNGAAVGIGMGQVNRVDSCKLAVERANTLGVTVESTVDAAGGASGTEGVSAERARGAVAASDAFFPFADGLQILLDAGVRAVVQPGGSVRDEEVIAAANAAGITMYFTGARHFFH, from the coding sequence GTGAGCCGTATTGTCCTTGATCGCGTCCCGATTCGACGGGCTCTGATTTCCGTCTATGACAAGAGCGGATTGGAGGAACTGGCAGCAGGTCTGCACGCCGCAGGAGTCGCACTGGTCTCCACCGGTTCCACGGCCAAGCGCATTGCCGCCGCCGGAATCCCGGTCACCGAGGTTGAGGAAGTTACCGGCTCCCCGGAGATGCTTGACGGTCGAGTCAAGACCCTGCACCCGCGTGTACACGGCGGAATCCTTGCCGACCGTCGAGTGCCGGAACACATGAAAACTCTCGACGACATGCAGATCGAGGCCTTTGACCTCGTCGTGGTGAACCTTTACCCGTTCGTCGACACCGTTCGCTCCGGCGCGGAAAATGACGACGTTGTTGAGCAGATCGACATCGGCGGACCCGCCATGGTGCGTTCGGCAGCCAAGAACCACGCGGCCGTCTCCATTGTTGTTGACCCGGCCTACTACTCCGAGGTCATCGCCGCAGCTTCGGTCGGTGGCTTCGATCTGAAGTCGCGTCAGCGTCTGGCCGCCAAGGCCTTCGCCCACACCGCAGCCTATGACACCGCTGTCGCATCATGGACCGCAGCGCAGTTCCTCGACGAGGACGGCGACGGAGTCATCGACTGGCCCGCATACTCGGGTTTGGCCCTGGAACGCTCCGAGGTTTTGCGCTACGGCGAAAACCCGCACCAGCAGGCAGCTCTCTACGTGGACAAGGCAGCACCGGCCGGCATCGCCCAGGCCGACCAGCTCCACGGCAAGGCCATGAGCTACAACAACTACGTCGACGCCGATGCGGCATTGCGTGCAGCCTTCGACTTCGAGGCCCCGGCCGTCGCAGTGATCAAGCACGCCAACCCGTGTGGCGTGGCAGTGGCTTCGGCCGATGCCACGGATCCGATCGCCGACGCTCACGCCAAGGCTCATGCAACGGACCCGCTCTCCGCCTTCGGTGGTGTTATTGCCGCGAACCGCACCGTGACCGCTGGCATGGCCAACACCATCAAGGACATCTTCACCGAGGTTGTTATTGCGCCGGACTTCGCGCCGGAAGCGGTGGAAATCCTCTCCAAGAAGAAGAACATCCGTCTGCTGGCCCTGCCCGAGGGCTACGGACGCTACCCGAGCGAAATCCGCCAGGTTTCCGGTGGAGTGCTCGTCCAGGTGTCGGATAAGGTCGACGCCGATGGCGACGACTCGGCAAACTGGACCCTGGCAGCAGGCGAAGCAGCCGACGCTGCCACCCTTGCGGATCTTTCCTTTGCTTGGACCGCGGTGCGTGCCGCGAAGTCCAACGCCATCCTGCTGGCCAACAACGGTGCAGCAGTGGGCATCGGCATGGGCCAAGTCAACCGCGTTGACTCCTGCAAGCTTGCCGTTGAACGCGCCAACACCCTGGGCGTCACCGTGGAATCCACGGTGGATGCAGCCGGTGGCGCCTCCGGAACCGAGGGAGTTTCTGCCGAACGCGCCCGCGGCGCGGTGGCTGCCTCGGATGCCTTCTTCCCGTTTGCCGACGGACTGCAGATCCTGTTGGACGCCGGTGTACGTGCAGTGGTGCAGCCGGGCGGATCGGTCCGCGATGAAGAGGTTATTGCCGCAGCAAACGCGGCCGGCATCACCATGTACTTCACCGGTGCACGCCACTTCTTCCACTAG
- a CDS encoding MDR family MFS transporter has protein sequence MAQTADDTMSPPETPTRPAPPTLPTKQLTGIIGALALAAFMMILNETVLSVALPAVMADLSVSAAAGQWLTTGFLLTMSVVIPTTGYLLQRFTSRSLFIFALSSFILGTVLAIFAPSFAVLLVARIIQAVGTAIVLPLLMTTTLSLVPVHKRGAIMGLNAIVISVGPAIGPTVSGAIVNAFTWHYIFILMAPLAVIILVLGLIFIKVPSQARKIPLDVLSVVLSALAFGLLVYGISTLEHLGENVALTVGCFVVGLVALGLFIKRQVRLTRVGKELLNLTPFTSRTFTFSLLMIMIAFGTLLGTIVMLPIILESGSGFSTLSIGMMLLPGGLAQAIVSPIFGRIYDRFGPRPVLIPGAAMLAAGQWMYVTVDSDTALWMFMLNHVVFSVGLALLMTGLMSSALSTVEPRLYGHGSAIFNTGQQLGGAIGTTIFVTVMSLLSTAKLEAGSDLAHALFSGAHVSFIIGAVLATIGLAISFFVKVNKTR, from the coding sequence ATGGCTCAGACCGCAGACGACACGATGTCGCCGCCCGAAACTCCTACCCGGCCGGCTCCGCCAACGTTGCCAACAAAGCAACTGACCGGAATCATTGGCGCACTCGCACTCGCCGCATTCATGATGATCCTCAACGAAACGGTACTCAGCGTTGCGCTGCCAGCAGTTATGGCGGACTTGTCCGTCTCCGCGGCCGCAGGACAGTGGCTGACCACCGGATTCTTGCTGACCATGTCCGTGGTCATCCCGACGACCGGCTACCTGCTACAGCGTTTCACCTCCCGCAGCCTCTTTATTTTCGCGCTGTCCAGCTTCATCCTCGGCACCGTGCTCGCCATCTTCGCACCGAGCTTCGCCGTGCTGCTGGTGGCCCGCATCATCCAGGCCGTCGGTACCGCGATCGTGCTGCCGTTGCTGATGACCACCACGCTGTCTCTGGTTCCCGTACATAAGCGCGGGGCCATCATGGGACTAAACGCCATTGTCATCTCCGTGGGCCCGGCCATCGGTCCAACGGTTTCCGGTGCCATTGTGAACGCCTTCACCTGGCACTACATCTTCATTTTGATGGCACCGTTGGCCGTGATCATTTTGGTGCTGGGCCTCATCTTCATCAAGGTCCCGTCACAGGCCCGCAAGATTCCGCTTGATGTTCTTTCGGTCGTGCTCTCCGCGCTGGCCTTCGGCCTGCTGGTTTACGGCATCTCCACCCTTGAACATCTGGGCGAGAACGTTGCCTTGACCGTTGGCTGCTTCGTCGTCGGCCTGGTTGCTCTGGGCCTGTTCATCAAGCGCCAGGTCCGTTTGACCCGCGTAGGCAAAGAACTGTTGAACCTCACCCCGTTCACGTCCCGCACCTTCACCTTCTCGCTGCTCATGATCATGATTGCCTTTGGCACCCTGCTGGGTACCATCGTGATGCTGCCGATCATCCTCGAATCAGGTTCCGGCTTCAGCACGCTGTCCATCGGCATGATGCTGCTGCCCGGCGGTCTGGCGCAAGCCATCGTCTCCCCGATCTTCGGACGCATCTACGACCGTTTCGGCCCGCGTCCGGTGCTGATTCCAGGTGCTGCCATGTTGGCGGCTGGCCAGTGGATGTATGTCACCGTGGATTCGGACACCGCGTTGTGGATGTTCATGCTTAACCACGTGGTCTTCTCCGTCGGACTCGCCCTGCTGATGACCGGACTGATGTCCTCGGCTCTGTCCACCGTAGAGCCGCGGCTCTACGGCCATGGTTCGGCCATCTTCAACACCGGCCAGCAGCTCGGTGGTGCCATCGGCACGACCATCTTCGTGACGGTCATGTCCCTGTTATCCACCGCAAAGCTGGAAGCGGGATCGGACCTAGCCCACGCACTGTTCTCCGGCGCCCATGTCTCCTTCATCATCGGTGCCGTATTGGCCACGATCGGGTTGGCCATTTCCTTCTTTGTCAAGGTAAATAAGACTCGCTAG
- a CDS encoding TetR/AcrR family transcriptional regulator, with the protein MLREIQGAMLDLVEERGLDATTVGDIAARVGISERTVFRYYASKEHVLMPGQQNLIEALVDHKSTSSGASGILGDLLSRCRELFALEVEQSDFRRISRLMVKEPQILRIAMHQERILVKALSEALTHRGQLSQLRALLVAEVVTAAWRVAWQTFGQRETDGIDADPVAIFDETVRELGMLFPRA; encoded by the coding sequence ATGCTGCGCGAGATTCAGGGGGCCATGTTGGATCTCGTGGAGGAACGCGGCCTGGATGCCACGACGGTCGGTGACATCGCGGCTCGAGTTGGGATTTCCGAGCGGACGGTTTTTCGCTACTACGCTTCCAAGGAACATGTGCTGATGCCCGGTCAGCAAAACCTGATCGAAGCTCTGGTGGATCACAAAAGCACGTCTAGCGGCGCATCGGGGATTCTGGGGGACTTATTGTCACGCTGCCGCGAACTTTTTGCGCTCGAAGTTGAACAGAGTGATTTTCGCAGGATTTCTCGGTTGATGGTCAAGGAGCCGCAGATACTGCGGATAGCTATGCATCAAGAGCGAATCTTGGTTAAGGCGCTCAGCGAGGCGCTGACGCACCGGGGCCAGCTGAGCCAGCTTCGGGCGCTGCTAGTTGCCGAGGTAGTCACTGCCGCCTGGCGGGTTGCCTGGCAAACCTTCGGCCAGCGGGAAACTGATGGCATCGACGCCGATCCGGTAGCCATCTTTGACGAAACCGTGCGTGAGTTGGGGATGCTCTTTCCTCGAGCCTGA
- a CDS encoding NADP-dependent isocitrate dehydrogenase, whose product MAKIIYTHTDEAPMLATHSFLPIVEAYASTAGVEIETRDISLAGRIISVFGDHLTAEQQIPDALAELGALAKSPDANIIKLPNISASIPQLKAAIAELQAAGYALPDYPDNPSSDEETDARARYDKIKGSAVNPVLREGNSDRRAPLSVKNYARKNPHTMGAWTAESKTNVATMAEDDFRANEKSVVITEAQTLSIRFVGEDGEVKVLKKALPVLKDEIIDGTVMHAASLDAFLKDAIARAKADNVLFSAHLKATMMKVSDPIIFGHVVKAYFSELFETYGEQLEAAGLSANNGLAAILGGLDELADDVRAGVEALIAKGFAEGPDIAMVDSDKGITNLHVPSDVIVDASMPAMIRSSGHMWDKEGAERDTLAVLPDSSYSGIYQVVIEDCRANGAYDPTTMGTVPNVGLMAQAAEEYGSHDKTFEIKAAGHVQILDAAGGVLLEHQVFAGDIWRACQTKDVPVRDWVKLAVNRARASATPAVFWLDETRSHDRVLISKVNEYLAEHDTEGLTIEILSPVAATQYTIDRIRRGEDTISVSGNVLRDYLTDLFPILELGTSAKMLSIVPLIAGGGLFETGAGGSAPKHVAQLVNENHLRWDSLGEFLALAVSFEHLANTSDNPRAQILADTLDAATGTFLLENKSPKRKVGELDNRGSHFYLAKYWAEELSAQTKDAELAADFKAVSEALGSNEEAIVAELAAVQGAPVDLGGYYRPVEAKVVATMRPSATLNTALELLTK is encoded by the coding sequence ATGGCCAAGATTATTTATACCCACACCGACGAAGCTCCGATGTTGGCAACCCACTCGTTCCTGCCGATTGTCGAAGCGTACGCCTCGACCGCGGGTGTAGAGATCGAAACGCGAGATATCTCGTTGGCCGGCCGCATCATTTCCGTCTTTGGTGACCACCTCACCGCAGAACAGCAGATTCCCGACGCCCTGGCAGAACTCGGCGCACTGGCCAAGAGCCCAGACGCAAACATCATCAAACTGCCGAACATCTCGGCATCCATCCCGCAGCTCAAGGCCGCGATTGCCGAACTTCAGGCTGCCGGATACGCTCTGCCGGATTACCCGGACAACCCGTCTTCCGACGAAGAGACCGACGCCCGCGCGCGTTATGACAAGATCAAGGGCTCAGCAGTGAACCCGGTTCTTCGCGAAGGCAACTCGGACCGCCGCGCCCCGTTGAGCGTGAAGAACTACGCCCGTAAGAACCCGCACACGATGGGTGCCTGGACCGCAGAGTCCAAGACTAACGTTGCCACGATGGCCGAAGATGACTTCCGTGCCAACGAGAAGTCAGTAGTTATCACCGAAGCGCAGACCCTCTCGATCCGCTTCGTTGGCGAAGACGGCGAAGTTAAGGTCCTGAAGAAGGCCCTTCCCGTCCTGAAGGACGAGATCATCGATGGCACCGTCATGCACGCAGCATCGCTGGACGCCTTCTTGAAGGACGCCATTGCTCGCGCCAAGGCCGATAACGTGCTCTTCTCGGCACACCTGAAGGCCACGATGATGAAGGTCTCTGACCCGATCATCTTCGGCCACGTGGTGAAGGCCTACTTCTCCGAACTCTTCGAAACTTACGGCGAGCAGCTTGAAGCTGCGGGCCTGAGCGCAAACAACGGCCTTGCCGCCATCCTCGGTGGGCTCGACGAGCTGGCCGACGATGTTCGCGCCGGTGTTGAAGCACTGATCGCCAAGGGCTTTGCCGAGGGCCCGGACATCGCCATGGTCGATTCCGACAAGGGCATCACCAACCTGCACGTCCCCTCGGATGTCATCGTTGATGCCTCCATGCCGGCCATGATCCGTTCCTCGGGCCACATGTGGGACAAGGAAGGTGCGGAGCGCGATACCCTCGCCGTTCTGCCGGATTCCTCGTACTCGGGCATCTACCAGGTGGTCATCGAGGACTGCCGCGCCAACGGCGCCTACGACCCGACCACCATGGGTACCGTCCCGAACGTCGGCCTGATGGCTCAGGCTGCCGAGGAATACGGATCTCACGACAAGACCTTCGAGATCAAGGCCGCCGGCCACGTCCAGATTCTGGATGCCGCAGGTGGCGTGCTTCTGGAGCACCAGGTCTTCGCCGGCGACATCTGGCGCGCCTGCCAGACCAAGGACGTGCCGGTGCGCGACTGGGTCAAGTTGGCCGTCAACCGTGCCCGTGCCTCGGCCACCCCGGCCGTATTCTGGCTCGATGAGACCCGCTCGCACGACCGCGTGCTGATCTCCAAGGTTAACGAGTACCTGGCTGAGCATGACACCGAGGGACTGACCATCGAGATTCTCTCGCCGGTGGCCGCAACTCAGTACACCATCGATCGCATTCGCCGCGGCGAGGACACCATCTCGGTGTCCGGCAACGTGCTGCGCGACTACCTGACCGACCTGTTCCCGATTCTCGAATTGGGTACCAGCGCCAAGATGCTTTCCATCGTGCCGCTGATCGCCGGTGGCGGACTGTTCGAGACCGGTGCCGGTGGTTCGGCTCCGAAGCACGTGGCGCAGTTGGTCAACGAAAACCACCTGCGTTGGGATTCCTTGGGCGAGTTCCTGGCCCTGGCTGTCTCCTTCGAGCACCTGGCCAACACCTCGGACAACCCGCGTGCGCAGATCCTTGCCGACACCTTGGATGCGGCTACCGGCACCTTCCTGCTGGAGAACAAGTCGCCCAAGCGCAAGGTGGGCGAGCTGGATAACCGCGGCAGCCACTTCTACCTGGCCAAGTACTGGGCCGAAGAGCTCTCCGCGCAGACCAAGGATGCCGAGCTGGCAGCGGACTTCAAGGCCGTCTCCGAAGCACTGGGCAGCAACGAGGAAGCCATCGTGGCCGAACTCGCAGCAGTTCAGGGCGCCCCGGTTGATCTGGGCGGTTACTACCGTCCGGTTGAGGCCAAGGTTGTTGCCACCATGCGCCCCAGCGCAACGCTGAACACCGCACTGGAACTGCTCACGAAGTAG